The DNA sequence GCGTCAATGCCAGCACGGCGTCGATATCATCAGCGCTATGACGCTCGGCCAGCTGCTCCCAGGGCTCGCCCCAGGTACGATTAACGATACGACCGCGCTTCACCGCATCCCGCGCGGCGATCTGCTCGGCCCAGCGCTTGAGATGCACATAGCTGTCGACATCGAGGAACTCAGCCGCATCATAGGCATGACCCAGCACCAAATTGCCATACCAGGGCCAGATCGCCATGTCGGCGATGGAGTAATTGTCCCCGGCGATATAAGTGTTCTCTGCAAGCTGCTTGTCCAGCAGATCCAGCTGACGCTTCACCTCCATGGAGAAGCGGTTGATGGGATACTCAAACTTTTCCGGCGCATAGGCGTAGAAATGGCCGAAGCCGCCGCCGAGATAAGGCGCAGCGCCCTGCAACCAGAAGAGCCAGTTGAGTACCTGAGTGCGTTCAGGACCAGTCGCTGGCAGGAAATAGCCAAACTTCTCCGCCAGATGAAGCAAGATTGCGCCCGACTCGAACACGTTAACCTCAGTGTCACCCGTCTTATCCAGCAAGGCGGGGATCTTAGAGTTGGGGTTGACCGCCACGAAGCCGCTGGAGAACTGCTCGCCCTCACCTATCTGAATAAGATGCGCGTCATACTCGGCATCCGCGCCGAGGGCGAGAAGCTCCTCAAGCATAATGGTGACCTTCTGACCATTAGGTGTCGCCAGGGAATAGAGCTGCAAACCATGCTCGCCCTGGGGCAGTTTGGCCTCATGACGGGCGCCCGCCGTGGGGCGATTGATACTGGCCCAGGTACCGCCATTTTCGCTGTCCATGGTCCACACTTTCGGGGGAATATAGGTTTCAGACATACTGCTTCCTTTATCTTATTAGTTGGTGTCGCGATCAATAGTGTCGTCGCGCCATGCCCGCTGGGGACATACTCTGTCCTGGAGTGATCTCGGGGCGTATGCTGACAATTTAAACCCTTGTGGGGTCAATTGGATAGAACCTTTGGCTATAGGGCCAACTGAATTGGCATGAAAGAAAACCGCCATTCGCCGCAAGGCCACAACTGACAAGCGTTCGCTCAATAAAAGGAATTTCAGACTGACTTAATCCGAATCCGCATCAGCATCCGACTCGCCCACCTGTTTGGCCTGATACCTGTCTAAGATCCCGCTGCGGGCAAGTCCGCGATGCACATTGCGGCACAGCTTGGCGAAGCGGCTCACCTCTCCGAGTAGTGGCGTGTCCCCCTGCTGGATGGCACTTTCCCAATAGCGCATCTCGCTGTCGACCAGCTCGAGTAACTTCTTGGGGCAACCGATACAGGAACCCTGAGGGCCACAGACGAAGGTCTCGGGCTCATTGAGCGGCATAGCCTGCTTGACCTGATCGATCAGCTGTAACATGGCGGTGGTGCTATCTGGCTTGCGCGTCACAGGCGTTGAAATCTCCATCGAATCTGACGAAAAATAAGACGGCTATATTACCTTTCCCTGAGATAACAAAACAGGACCTGGATCATGGCCCCCGAATCATAGCGCCCGAATAATAGCGCCCGAATCAAGGCCGCTCGTAATAGGTCTGCTGACCGGAAGCGTTAAAGTAAAACGCCTCGAGTAATTTCCCTTGGCCGTCGAAGCGCTCACGCTTAATCAGGTTGCCCGATTCATCGAAGGTCTTCACCTCTGTATTCACCATGACCCCCTGGCGATACTCCTTGGCAGTCATCAGCTGGCCATTGCAGTGATAGGACTCGAATCGCCCCTGCTCGACGCCCATCTCATAGTGGGCGAGCTCCTCCAGCGCGCCGCTAGACTGACAGAAACGGCGCTGCTCACCGTGGCGCACAATCAGTGGATCGAAACCATATTGCTGCTGCGATTGTAGGCGACCGTTTGGCCAGTAGGTCTGCTGCGCGGCCAGATTGCTCTGCCTATCATAGGCATAGCGCGTCTTGACCTTGCCGCTGGCATAATAGGTTATCTCGCTGAGCCGCTTAAGATCCTGTTTACGAAACAGGGCGTCGCTGGCCAAGCTGCCGTCTGGGAAATAGTGACGCAGGCGCTCACGCTGTTCGCCGTCCTGAAAGAAGAGGTGCGTCCAGGGGCGTCCCTGCTCATAGGTGATGGACTCGACTGTCTTATCGCCCTCTAGGCGGCGATAACTTTCTATAATGCCAGCCTCATCGAACAGGGCGACCGCCTGCTCCTCGCCATTCTTGTAGATGGCCTGACGTTTCGGTCGCTGGCTTTGCATATGGTAGTCTAAGTGCTCACCCTCTCTTATCCCTTGGCGATACCAACCCTGGGACAAGATGCGACTGCCCTCGGCTGAGAAGCTAAATCCATGGCGTTTCCCCTCGAGGTACTGGGTGGCGCCAAAGTAAGTCGCCGGCTCGCCTCGGGTCGCTATGCCGCTAAAGGGCTTGCCGCGATAGCCAGTGAGGCAATCGGTCTCGACCCAGATCCCGTAAACCTGCTGCTTACTGCACTCGATAGGCGCAAGCGACTGCTCATCTATGGGCAACTGAGGCGCCTGATGACAGCCGGGTAACAGCAAGAAGGCCAAGAGCGCCGGAGAGATAAGCTTGACGCCTGGCTTCATCTTATCCCGGCTCCAATTTTTTCGAGCAAAGCTCGAATTCTTGTTCCGGCTTTGATCGAATTGAGCTGTTCCAGCGTCCTTTGGATAAATGGCACGTATCTTCTTCTCATCTAGTGATGTTCCGTCTTGATCAGCTTGCCGAATTGATCATAGAAGGCCCAGTCGCCGGCCTGACGGTCCGCGATATAGCTGCCTTCGCTGCGCAGCTCACCACTTGGCCAGTAGGCGCGCCACAAGCCTTCCTTGCGAGAGCGCAGGAAGGCCCCCTGCTCGGCCTGCTTGCCATTAGCGTGAAAATAGCTGGCCTCGCCTTCACGTTGACCATCCAGCCACTGCTCCTTGGCCTGGGGCTTACCCGTCTGGAAGTAGCTGAGCTGCTCGCCACTCAGCTTGTCATTCTGGTAGTGGGCGCGCACCTTTAGCTGGCCATTGGGGTAATATTTGGCGTACTCGCCGTTAAGTTTACCCGCAAGATACTCGCCGCTTTCCGACAGCACGCCGTCTTCAAACCAGCTTTGCCAGAGTCCAACTTGCTCCCCCTTGAGCATCTCGCCCTCGCGCTTGAGTTGACCGTTATTGGCGTAATACTCGCTGTAGTGGCCGCTGAGCTCACCCGCCTGATATTGCTCGCTGCGATAACGCACCTGCTTGAAGCTGTAATAGGCCCGCTCGCCCTCGAGTTTGTCCTGGCGGTAATGGCTGACGCGATAGATGTTGCCCTCAGGAATAGGGCCAAAGCTGGGATCTTTCTCCTGGTAGCGATACTCGGTCCACTCGCCCTCCTTGCGATCCTCAAGGTAATGACCTGTCACCCGGCGACGTCCGTTATCGAACTCGCTGTAA is a window from the Shewanella loihica PV-4 genome containing:
- a CDS encoding toxin-antitoxin system YwqK family antitoxin — translated: MKPGVKLISPALLAFLLLPGCHQAPQLPIDEQSLAPIECSKQQVYGIWVETDCLTGYRGKPFSGIATRGEPATYFGATQYLEGKRHGFSFSAEGSRILSQGWYRQGIREGEHLDYHMQSQRPKRQAIYKNGEEQAVALFDEAGIIESYRRLEGDKTVESITYEQGRPWTHLFFQDGEQRERLRHYFPDGSLASDALFRKQDLKRLSEITYYASGKVKTRYAYDRQSNLAAQQTYWPNGRLQSQQQYGFDPLIVRHGEQRRFCQSSGALEELAHYEMGVEQGRFESYHCNGQLMTAKEYRQGVMVNTEVKTFDESGNLIKRERFDGQGKLLEAFYFNASGQQTYYERP
- the yghU gene encoding glutathione-dependent disulfide-bond oxidoreductase, which gives rise to MSETYIPPKVWTMDSENGGTWASINRPTAGARHEAKLPQGEHGLQLYSLATPNGQKVTIMLEELLALGADAEYDAHLIQIGEGEQFSSGFVAVNPNSKIPALLDKTGDTEVNVFESGAILLHLAEKFGYFLPATGPERTQVLNWLFWLQGAAPYLGGGFGHFYAYAPEKFEYPINRFSMEVKRQLDLLDKQLAENTYIAGDNYSIADMAIWPWYGNLVLGHAYDAAEFLDVDSYVHLKRWAEQIAARDAVKRGRIVNRTWGEPWEQLAERHSADDIDAVLALTPDK